In one Armatimonadota bacterium genomic region, the following are encoded:
- a CDS encoding creatininase family protein, which translates to MVLSELTWPEVSALDAASTVVLIPTGAVEQHGPHLPLGTDTYLATAAAQEIAAACPDIALVTPCLWMGASLHHMPFAGTVSASFEGYAEALRRAVTSLADHGFIKFMAVNGHGGNCDSNRIVFRQLRHERPTLQLAAANYFDFIEPGLLDSTMEGALKSIRHACEAETSLMMHKHPSLVKVEKLRNDGLAAYPDIPGLVSNFDEITEQGSYGFATLASAQKGEAFWASIIQNGAQAVRDFSAGFAYLGIDQ; encoded by the coding sequence ATGGTGCTCTCCGAGCTGACCTGGCCAGAAGTCTCCGCCCTCGATGCGGCGTCCACCGTCGTGCTCATCCCCACCGGGGCGGTGGAACAGCATGGGCCCCACCTGCCGCTCGGAACCGACACCTATCTGGCCACGGCAGCCGCCCAGGAGATTGCTGCCGCTTGCCCAGATATCGCCCTTGTCACCCCCTGCCTTTGGATGGGGGCCTCGCTCCACCATATGCCGTTTGCCGGGACCGTCAGCGCCAGTTTTGAGGGATATGCCGAAGCTCTGCGTCGGGCCGTGACCAGCCTTGCTGACCATGGGTTCATCAAATTCATGGCCGTCAACGGCCATGGGGGCAACTGCGACAGCAACCGCATCGTGTTCCGCCAGCTCCGGCACGAGCGCCCGACGCTCCAACTTGCGGCCGCTAACTACTTCGATTTCATCGAACCCGGACTCCTCGATTCCACCATGGAGGGGGCGCTCAAATCCATCCGCCACGCGTGCGAAGCCGAAACGAGCCTCATGATGCACAAGCACCCTTCTTTGGTGAAGGTGGAGAAACTCCGCAACGACGGGCTTGCCGCCTACCCCGACATCCCAGGCTTGGTCTCCAATTTTGACGAAATCACCGAGCAAGGCTCCTATGGTTTTGCCACCCTGGCTTCGGCCCAAAAAGGGGAGGCGTTCTGGGCTTCCATCATCCAAAACGGTGCCCAAGCCGTCCGGGATTTCTCGGCCGGGTTTGCCTACCTCGGCATCGATCAGTGA
- a CDS encoding outer membrane beta-barrel protein codes for MRNRLCLLAAAALTIAPLAAQAQYDQYVGPEVGVFLPTDGNLRGALGSQWWSIGVSTMKQGTMLTRKVGTNMNLISQSKNGNKVFMGSYTFGIVVPFNQDMRKANSDFQPYFAVRAGLNYTDYAITFNSQRLGGKNLGYNANAEFGIQFGDRFTVAARYDISPDYDGFNFDGLSFSLRYGIVKF; via the coding sequence ATGCGCAACCGACTCTGCCTCTTGGCCGCCGCGGCCCTCACCATCGCCCCCCTGGCCGCCCAAGCCCAATACGACCAATATGTGGGGCCCGAAGTCGGTGTCTTCCTCCCGACCGATGGCAACTTGCGCGGCGCCCTCGGCAGCCAATGGTGGTCGATCGGGGTCTCCACCATGAAGCAAGGCACCATGCTGACCCGCAAGGTCGGCACAAACATGAACTTGATCAGCCAGTCTAAAAACGGCAACAAGGTGTTCATGGGCAGCTACACGTTCGGGATCGTTGTGCCGTTCAACCAAGACATGCGCAAGGCCAATTCCGATTTCCAACCCTACTTTGCGGTCCGCGCGGGGCTCAACTACACCGACTATGCCATCACGTTCAACAGCCAGCGGCTGGGCGGCAAAAATCTGGGATACAACGCCAATGCGGAATTCGGCATCCAGTTCGGCGACCGGTTCACGGTCGCGGCCCGGTACGACATCTCGCCGGATTACGACGGCTTCAACTTTGACGGGCTGAGCTTCTCGCTCCGCTATGGCATCGTCAAGTTCTAA
- the mtaB gene encoding tRNA (N(6)-L-threonylcarbamoyladenosine(37)-C(2))-methylthiotransferase MtaB has product MPKAAFTTLGCKVNQYETQRILDSFVEDGFEVVPFESPADVYVVNTCSVTSQAESKSWYAVRKAARTNPAAKIVVTGCAVQMGINKGTGFEVGDVFVPNPEKLEAKKHFYRAFPEMEAWAKAEPFPTVPDPRANRTRATLKIQDGCSVMCSYCSIPFTRPGMVSRPADEVLEEAKRLAEMGYHEAILTGVLIGAYGPETGSGGPEFEELVTRLSKESGLPRIRISSIEMHQVTAPIIDLVRHGSVVPHFHIPLQSGDTGVLKDMNRRYGQQDYLDLCDRLYAELPDLQITTDIMVGFPTETEERFQSSLAVCEHVRYLKAHVFRFSPRFGTPADQWGDPVSPQEKQDRARRLSALTEQTGREQVRRFLGRSVRVLAERRGKDGLLEGTSDNWITVKFAGPDLMKKSLQWVRLDDERDGVAYGELSVPERPGSLVLVN; this is encoded by the coding sequence ATGCCCAAGGCTGCCTTCACGACGCTCGGTTGCAAAGTCAACCAGTACGAAACCCAACGGATCCTCGACTCGTTTGTCGAAGATGGTTTCGAGGTGGTCCCGTTCGAATCGCCGGCTGACGTCTACGTGGTCAACACGTGCAGTGTAACCAGCCAAGCTGAATCAAAGAGTTGGTATGCCGTCCGCAAAGCCGCCCGGACCAATCCGGCCGCCAAAATCGTGGTGACCGGGTGCGCGGTTCAGATGGGGATCAACAAGGGCACGGGGTTCGAAGTAGGGGATGTGTTCGTCCCCAACCCGGAAAAGCTGGAAGCCAAGAAGCACTTTTACCGGGCGTTTCCGGAAATGGAGGCATGGGCCAAAGCGGAGCCGTTCCCCACCGTGCCCGACCCGAGGGCGAATCGCACCCGCGCGACCCTCAAGATCCAGGATGGGTGCAGCGTGATGTGCAGCTATTGTTCAATCCCCTTCACTCGGCCGGGAATGGTCAGCCGCCCTGCTGATGAGGTTCTAGAGGAAGCCAAGCGCCTGGCCGAAATGGGCTATCACGAAGCGATCCTGACCGGCGTGCTGATCGGCGCATATGGCCCCGAAACCGGGAGCGGCGGCCCGGAATTCGAGGAACTCGTCACCCGGCTGAGCAAAGAAAGCGGTCTCCCCCGCATCCGCATCAGCAGCATCGAAATGCACCAGGTCACCGCCCCGATCATCGACCTGGTCCGGCATGGATCCGTCGTCCCGCACTTCCACATCCCCTTGCAAAGCGGGGACACTGGGGTGCTGAAGGACATGAACCGCCGGTACGGCCAGCAGGATTATCTGGATCTTTGCGACCGGCTTTACGCGGAGCTTCCCGATTTGCAGATCACGACCGACATCATGGTCGGCTTCCCCACGGAGACCGAAGAACGGTTCCAAAGCAGCTTGGCGGTGTGCGAGCACGTGCGGTACCTCAAAGCGCACGTGTTCCGGTTCAGCCCGCGGTTCGGCACCCCAGCTGACCAGTGGGGTGACCCGGTGAGCCCCCAGGAAAAACAGGATCGCGCCCGGCGGCTGAGCGCGCTCACCGAACAAACTGGGCGCGAGCAGGTCCGGCGGTTCTTGGGGCGTTCGGTGCGGGTACTGGCTGAACGGCGCGGCAAGGATGGCTTGCTCGAAGGCACCAGCGACAACTGGATCACGGTCAAGTTCGCGGGGCCGGATTTGATGAAGAAGTCGCTGCAGTGGGTGCGCCTGGACGACGAGCGGGACGGGGTCGCTTATGGGGAGCTTTCGGTTCCCGAGCGGCCGGGTTCGTTGGTGTTAGTGAACTAG